The window AATACTGGCAAATGGAATTCATTTTGACCAAGGAGTAGATCATGCATTTCAGATCTCCTACCGGAATTTCACCGGCCCGGACGTCTGGTGCCTTGCTTTCGGCTATGGCTTCGAACTGTTTTTCAATTTTGCAGGTTATTCTCACATCGTCATCGGAGCGGCGCGGCTTTTTGGGTTTGATCTCCCGGAAAACTTCAACGCCCCGTATATTTCGACCACGCCCTCGGAATTCTGGACTCGCTGGCACATGTCGCTTTCGTTCTGGATTCGCGATTATCTTTTTCTTCCCCTCGCAATGTTCAATCGTTCGAAACTATGGCGAAATTGCACTCTTGTAATTTCGATGTTGATCTTCGGATTGTGGCACAAAGGCACTACCCTGCTTGCGATTTGGGGGATTTACCATGGCATTTTGTTGGTCCTACACCGCCAATGGCAAGAACTAAAAAGACGGCTAGGGTGGGACTTCAGCGGCCCAATCCCAAACCTGATTTCTTGGTTCATAACGTTCACTTCTATTTGCCTGGGATGGATATTCTTTCAGTCGAACGCGTTGACACAAGCTTTCGACATGCTGCGCTCCGTCATAAAGGTCTCCAGCTATTCGATGATCACATTGCCTCACAGTCTTTATTTTCTCGTTCTCGTGTTAGTGCCGGGGTATCTCGGAACACTTAAGCTTGGGAACCTAGTCACAGGGCGGCTGAATTCCTTCTCTATTCCTACAGAGGTACGCTTCGCGCTTTATTCTACAGCCATCTACGTCGGAGTTTTTCACTCTGCACAAACACAGGCATTTGCATATTTCAAATTCTGATGAAACATATAGTCCACATCCTCCGAGGCATTCTCTGCGCTCTCATCTTCGTTCTAGTTCTCGAGCTCTGCGCACGTACAGACGATGTATTGAGCTACGGTGCGCCTTTCTGGGGGCCATACAATAACGAGATTCTTCTCAAGACTGATAACTTAGGAAAATGGGGAAAGCCAGGGGCGCGGTACGAAAAGTGGCAATTAAACAGCCTGGGCTACCGGGGACCCGAACTCCAGCCTGGAACCGTACGGATCGTTTGCTTCGGCGCTTCCGAGACATTTGGCCTGTACGAAGCCCCGGATGAAGAGTACCCAAGACAACTTGAGCGGGAGTTGAATAAACTCGCCGGGAAACCTGAATTCCAGGTCGTGAATGCGGCATTTCCCGGTGAGACCTTGCCTACGGCAATTCTGCGCGTGCCCGAAGTCGTTTCGCAGATCCACCCATCCTATGCGCTGATTTATCCTTCGCCCGCTACCTACATTGAAATCACTCCTCGGTCGGTCAGCCCTGCGCGTGCCCCAAGACCAGAATCTCTGGACGATCGAATACTCGAGTTGAGGATTTCAGAGCGAGTCGGCAACTTGCTGAAGAGTGCATTGCCGAAGGCCGTCCAAACCATGCTGAGACAGTTCCAAATCGAGCGCGACACCACGCATGTTCGCGTCATGCAGACTCTGCCGGAAGCAAACGTCGAGCGCTTTCGAGAAGACCTCGGGGCGCTGGTTAAATCCCTTCGCGCTCACGGAGTCGAACCAGTGTTGGTTACACACGCGACCATATTTGGCTCAGCTCTCACTCCGGAAGATCGCGATCTCTTGATTGAATGGCGAAAATTTTATCCAATACTCGAAGAGGGCGGTTTCATCGATATGGAGCGAAGAATGAATCAAGCCATCCGGGAAACCGCCGCCTGTGAGAAGCTCTATCTTATCGATGCAGCGAATGAAATCCCCCCAGGCCCAGAGTATTTCGCGGACATGGTGCATTTCACTACGAGCGGTGCGGAAATAATGGCAGCGGATCTGGCGGTCGGACTTAAGCCGGTGCTTTTCCCTCAGACGTACGGAAAGAACTTGGCCCCATCGGCGGGTCGGTCACCGGCTTCGATTGGGTGTCGTTCTAGCGCGAGACTCGGAGTCAGTAATCGCTGAGTTGAGTCGAGAACTGCAAGACTAGCGAGGCATCGCCTTATGTCTGAATCAACTACAACCGTCGGACAGGGCTTTGAGACTTTGGTGGAGGCACTTGCTGCCGCTCCCGCCGACAAGCCCTTCGTGACGATGTGGAAGAGTGAGACCGACGTCGAGACGCTCACTTTTGAGGCGTTTCGGCGGCAAGCTCAGGCTCACGCGCAATACTTTCGTTCGCTCGGCGTCCGTAATGGGGAAACTGTTATCTTGATCATGCCGCAGGGCATCCAGCTTATGTCAGCCTTTATGGGCGCAATGCTTCTCGGAGCTATTCCCGCTATATTGGCGTATCCAAACTTCAAAGTGGAACCTTCTAAGTATCGCTACGGGCTTGCGGGTGTGTCCGCCAACCTGAAAGCCTCCTTAACCGTCGTTGACGAGGGATTCCCTCAGGACTTGATGGCACATATTGCCGCGGATGGGAATTCCCGAATCGCCCGGTGCCCGGACGCATTCCCCGCGCAACCGACGCCCAAAAACGACCAAGCGGTGCATCCGGATCAGATTGCTTTCATACAACATTCAGCCGGGACCACAGGGCTTCAAAAGGGAGTTGCTCTAACGCACCGTGCTGTTCTCAAGCAAATAAGTAATCTAGCCCCTGCGATTCAGCTCAGTTCAAGGGATCGGATCTATAGCTGGCTGCCGCTTTATCATGACATGGGCCTGATCG is drawn from Candidatus Bathyarchaeia archaeon and contains these coding sequences:
- a CDS encoding MBOAT family O-acyltransferase, coding for ILANGIHFDQGVDHAFQISYRNFTGPDVWCLAFGYGFELFFNFAGYSHIVIGAARLFGFDLPENFNAPYISTTPSEFWTRWHMSLSFWIRDYLFLPLAMFNRSKLWRNCTLVISMLIFGLWHKGTTLLAIWGIYHGILLVLHRQWQELKRRLGWDFSGPIPNLISWFITFTSICLGWIFFQSNALTQAFDMLRSVIKVSSYSMITLPHSLYFLVLVLVPGYLGTLKLGNLVTGRLNSFSIPTEVRFALYSTAIYVGVFHSAQTQAFAYFKF
- a CDS encoding SGNH/GDSL hydrolase family protein, with the translated sequence MKHIVHILRGILCALIFVLVLELCARTDDVLSYGAPFWGPYNNEILLKTDNLGKWGKPGARYEKWQLNSLGYRGPELQPGTVRIVCFGASETFGLYEAPDEEYPRQLERELNKLAGKPEFQVVNAAFPGETLPTAILRVPEVVSQIHPSYALIYPSPATYIEITPRSVSPARAPRPESLDDRILELRISERVGNLLKSALPKAVQTMLRQFQIERDTTHVRVMQTLPEANVERFREDLGALVKSLRAHGVEPVLVTHATIFGSALTPEDRDLLIEWRKFYPILEEGGFIDMERRMNQAIRETAACEKLYLIDAANEIPPGPEYFADMVHFTTSGAEIMAADLAVGLKPVLFPQTYGKNLAPSAGRSPASIGCRSSARLGVSNR